One window from the genome of Anaerotruncus rubiinfantis encodes:
- a CDS encoding FAD-dependent oxidoreductase, with protein MSESIWSKTVKFPERAPLRGDLAVDAAVIGGGLAGILTAHFLREAGLRAVVLEAARVGSGQTKNTTAKITSQHSLVYHRLTERFGEEKARQYAQANQQAIAEYRHLIGSQRIACEWADCPAYLYSTAEREPLAREFETAKKLGIDASYCSETELPFPVAAALRFDHQARFHPLKFLRAVADPLEVYELTRVTAAEENRVVTDRGTVTAGHIIFACHYPFQNFPGYYFMRMHQERSYVIALENTARLEGMYLGVDQDGLSLRPDGGLLLLGGGSHRTGENSAGGQYQKLREAAGRYWPGSREAAHWSAQDCMTLDGIPYIGRFSASTPSWYVATGFQKWGMTSAMVSAQMISDLIVKGETPWEPVFSPQRFTPSASARTLMQETAQAAKGLTRRIFTPPQADIEALPCGHGGVVECGGEKLGVYKDGQGETFVVSIRCPHLGCQLEWNPDERSWDCPCHGSRFDYRGNLIDNPAQEDLEHE; from the coding sequence TTGAGCGAATCGATTTGGAGCAAAACTGTAAAATTTCCGGAACGCGCACCGCTGCGGGGCGACCTTGCGGTGGATGCCGCTGTGATCGGCGGCGGTCTGGCAGGGATTCTCACCGCGCATTTTCTCAGGGAAGCGGGGCTGCGGGCGGTCGTTTTGGAAGCCGCCCGCGTGGGAAGCGGACAGACGAAGAACACCACTGCAAAGATCACCTCGCAGCACAGCCTGGTTTACCACCGGCTGACCGAGCGGTTCGGTGAAGAGAAGGCCCGGCAATATGCCCAGGCCAATCAACAAGCCATCGCCGAATACCGGCATTTGATCGGATCGCAGCGGATTGCGTGCGAATGGGCCGACTGTCCCGCCTATCTCTATTCCACTGCTGAACGGGAACCGCTGGCCCGGGAATTCGAAACGGCAAAAAAACTGGGGATAGACGCGTCTTACTGCAGCGAAACCGAACTTCCCTTTCCAGTGGCCGCTGCCCTGCGCTTTGATCATCAGGCGCGGTTTCATCCGCTGAAGTTTCTGCGCGCGGTCGCGGACCCGCTTGAAGTTTATGAACTGACCAGGGTCACCGCGGCCGAGGAAAACCGTGTGGTCACAGACCGGGGGACGGTGACAGCCGGGCATATTATTTTTGCCTGCCACTATCCGTTTCAAAATTTCCCCGGCTATTATTTCATGCGGATGCATCAGGAGCGCAGCTATGTGATCGCGCTGGAAAATACCGCCCGCCTGGAGGGGATGTATCTTGGCGTGGATCAGGATGGCCTTTCTCTGCGCCCGGATGGCGGGCTGCTGCTTCTTGGCGGCGGCAGCCACCGCACTGGGGAAAATTCGGCAGGCGGGCAGTACCAAAAATTGCGGGAGGCGGCCGGGCGGTATTGGCCCGGGAGCCGGGAGGCCGCCCATTGGAGCGCACAGGACTGCATGACGCTGGACGGCATCCCGTATATCGGCCGGTTTTCCGCGTCCACCCCCAGCTGGTATGTGGCGACGGGCTTCCAAAAGTGGGGGATGACTTCCGCAATGGTGTCCGCCCAAATGATCTCTGACCTGATCGTTAAAGGGGAAACCCCTTGGGAACCGGTGTTTTCTCCGCAGCGTTTTACCCCATCCGCCTCGGCGAGAACATTGATGCAGGAGACGGCTCAGGCCGCCAAGGGACTGACGCGCAGGATCTTCACACCGCCCCAGGCGGATATTGAGGCGCTGCCGTGCGGCCATGGCGGCGTGGTGGAATGCGGCGGGGAAAAGCTGGGCGTCTACAAGGACGGGCAGGGCGAGACATTTGTTGTTTCGATCCGCTGTCCGCATTTGGGCTGCCAGTTGGAATGGAATCCGGACGAGAGAAGCTGGGATTGCCCCTGCCATGGCTCCCGCTTCGACTATCGGGGAAATCTCATTGATAACCCGGCACAGGAGGATTTGGAACATGAGTGA
- a CDS encoding ABC-F family ATP-binding cassette domain-containing protein yields MITVSNVSLMFGGTKLFAGADLKFTPGNCYGIIGANGAGKSTFLRILSGDLDPTTGEVVIPKECRVSVLKQDQFQYDQYPVIDTVIMGNPRLYEVMKEKDALYEKPDFSDADGERAAELEGEFAEMNGWDAETDSGRLLQGLGIGPELYGTPMGELKGGEKVKVLLAQALFGQPDILLLDEPTNNLDVKSIEWLEDFLLDFPGTVIVVSHDRHFLNTICTHTVDIDFNQVRMYVGNYDFWYEASKAMQSILKDQNKKREDQIKDLQAFISRFSANKSKSKQATSRRKLLDKLTVDEIPVSSRRYPWVGFKPDREAGKDILEVKGISKSIDGVKVLDDVSFLVNKGDKIAFVGENEQGQTALFRILAEELEPDEGSFKWGQTVSTSYFPKDNSPYFNNSELTMLQWFAQYSPDDTETFMRGFLGKMLFSGDDVYKQVKVLSGGEKVRCMLSRMMLTGANLLMLDQPTNHLDLESITAVNNGLIDFPGTVLFSSQDHQFIQTIANRIIEIHMDGTITDRMMSYDDYLEFRKTQQAH; encoded by the coding sequence ATGATTACCGTTTCGAATGTCAGTTTAATGTTTGGCGGCACCAAGCTGTTTGCAGGCGCCGACCTCAAGTTCACGCCAGGAAACTGCTATGGCATCATCGGCGCGAACGGCGCGGGCAAGTCTACCTTCCTGCGCATCCTCTCCGGCGACCTTGACCCGACCACCGGCGAGGTGGTGATCCCCAAGGAATGCCGCGTTTCGGTTTTAAAGCAGGACCAGTTCCAGTATGACCAGTATCCGGTCATCGATACCGTCATCATGGGCAATCCCCGGCTTTATGAGGTGATGAAGGAAAAGGACGCGCTCTATGAAAAGCCGGACTTTTCGGACGCCGACGGAGAGCGCGCCGCCGAGCTCGAAGGGGAATTCGCCGAAATGAACGGCTGGGACGCCGAGACCGACTCCGGAAGGCTCCTGCAGGGGCTTGGAATCGGGCCGGAGCTTTATGGAACCCCGATGGGTGAGCTCAAGGGCGGCGAGAAGGTTAAGGTGCTTTTGGCGCAGGCGCTTTTCGGCCAGCCGGATATCCTGCTGCTCGACGAGCCGACCAACAACCTGGACGTCAAATCGATTGAATGGCTGGAGGATTTCCTGCTCGATTTCCCCGGCACGGTCATCGTCGTTTCGCATGACCGGCATTTCCTCAACACCATCTGTACCCATACGGTGGATATCGACTTCAACCAGGTGCGCATGTACGTGGGAAATTACGATTTCTGGTATGAGGCCAGCAAGGCGATGCAGTCGATCCTGAAGGACCAGAACAAAAAGCGCGAGGATCAGATCAAGGACCTGCAGGCGTTCATCTCCCGGTTCTCCGCCAATAAATCGAAGTCCAAACAGGCGACCTCCCGCCGCAAGCTGCTCGATAAGCTCACTGTGGATGAAATCCCGGTTTCCTCCCGGCGCTATCCGTGGGTCGGCTTTAAGCCGGATCGTGAGGCCGGCAAAGACATCCTCGAAGTTAAGGGGATCAGTAAATCGATCGATGGGGTCAAGGTGCTTGACGATGTGAGCTTTCTGGTGAACAAAGGCGATAAAATCGCCTTTGTGGGGGAAAATGAACAGGGGCAGACCGCGCTGTTCCGGATTCTCGCTGAGGAGCTTGAACCGGATGAAGGCAGCTTCAAATGGGGCCAGACCGTATCGACTTCCTATTTCCCAAAGGACAATTCCCCTTACTTCAATAACAGTGAGCTTACCATGCTGCAGTGGTTTGCACAGTATTCGCCGGACGACACAGAGACCTTTATGCGCGGCTTTTTGGGGAAGATGCTCTTTTCGGGCGACGATGTGTATAAGCAGGTGAAGGTGCTTTCGGGCGGGGAGAAGGTGCGCTGCATGCTCTCGCGCATGATGCTCACCGGCGCAAACCTGCTGATGCTCGATCAGCCTACCAACCACCTCGACCTCGAGTCGATCACCGCGGTCAACAACGGCCTGATCGATTTTCCGGGGACGGTGCTCTTCTCGTCGCAGGACCACCAGTTTATCCAGACGATCGCCAACCGGATTATTGAGATCCATATGGATGGAACCATCACCGACCGGATGATGAGCTATGACGATTATCTGGAATTTCGCAAGACACAGCAGGCGCACTGA
- a CDS encoding potassium channel family protein — protein MNVLVVGCGKLGSQLSSVLSKMGHDVAVIDNFPEHFDGLSDDFSGYTVSGVPIDQDVLRRAGIEGCDALVAVTNDDNMNVMVCQLAREIFKVPRVLARIYDPPRGSVFSHFGLHTICPNNLSVDAIYSMLTDHDKVKNVYLDSATVSFDAAEPQPRQVGMRLRELCAEDSGRQVLFGLLHADGNLTLAHANAEELVGQNDRLLYAKVID, from the coding sequence ATGAACGTACTGGTAGTGGGCTGCGGAAAGCTCGGTTCACAACTTTCGAGCGTGCTTTCCAAAATGGGGCATGATGTCGCTGTTATCGATAACTTTCCCGAACATTTCGATGGGCTTTCGGATGACTTTTCCGGCTATACGGTGAGCGGCGTGCCAATCGACCAGGATGTCCTGCGACGCGCCGGCATAGAAGGCTGCGACGCACTGGTTGCGGTCACCAACGACGACAACATGAACGTCATGGTCTGCCAGCTTGCCCGCGAAATTTTCAAGGTCCCACGGGTGCTCGCCCGCATCTACGACCCGCCGCGCGGCAGCGTCTTTTCCCATTTCGGGCTGCACACCATCTGCCCAAACAACCTTTCGGTCGACGCGATCTATTCGATGCTCACCGACCACGACAAGGTCAAAAATGTCTATCTCGATTCGGCCACCGTTTCATTCGACGCCGCTGAGCCGCAGCCCAGACAGGTCGGTATGCGGCTGCGCGAGCTCTGCGCGGAGGATTCCGGCAGGCAGGTGCTGTTCGGCCTTCTGCATGCCGACGGCAATCTCACTCTCGCGCATGCGAACGCTGAGGAGCTGGTCGGCCAAAACGACCGGCTCCTCTATGCCAAGGTGATCGACTGA
- a CDS encoding potassium channel family protein — protein MKIIVVGGGKVGYYLTKTLLEHGHSPRLIERDRTLCTRLANDLDVPVVCGDGTIIDILEASEADGADALIAVTGRDQDNLVACQLAKEIFHVGRTVARINNPKNAAAMKQLGVDIPISSTDNIARLLEREVDTAAIKQLMPLNRGEASLSELQIPEKYDLDGIRLVDLHLPEESVIVSISRGGRLIIPRGNSQILSGDKLLVVCANTALRELSERLSLKKET, from the coding sequence ATGAAAATCATTGTTGTTGGCGGCGGAAAGGTCGGTTACTACCTGACCAAGACGCTGCTGGAACACGGGCATTCCCCCCGCCTGATCGAACGTGACCGAACCCTTTGTACCCGTCTTGCCAACGATCTCGACGTACCGGTCGTCTGCGGCGATGGCACCATTATCGATATTCTCGAGGCTTCCGAGGCGGACGGCGCCGACGCGCTCATCGCAGTGACGGGGCGCGACCAGGACAATCTGGTCGCCTGCCAGCTGGCAAAGGAAATTTTCCATGTCGGGCGTACCGTCGCCCGCATCAACAATCCGAAAAATGCCGCCGCCATGAAACAGCTGGGGGTGGATATCCCGATCTCCTCCACCGACAACATCGCCCGGCTGCTCGAACGTGAGGTGGACACCGCGGCCATCAAGCAGCTTATGCCGTTAAACCGCGGGGAAGCCTCCCTGTCCGAGCTGCAGATCCCGGAGAAATATGACCTTGACGGCATCCGTCTCGTGGATCTGCACCTGCCGGAGGAGTCGGTTATTGTTTCGATCTCCCGCGGCGGACGCCTGATCATCCCACGCGGCAATTCGCAGATCCTTTCAGGCGACAAACTCCTGGTGGTCTGTGCGAACACCGCCCTGCGGGAGCTTTCCGAACGGCTTTCGCTCAAAAAGGAGACGTAA
- a CDS encoding metallophosphoesterase family protein — translation MRIIVMSDTHRDFHALMELVEKHREADIFIHLGDGARELAQVVEIFPEHKFLSARGNCDFGSESALAGCFSCGQAKIFYTHGHMYNVKYGLADLVRAGQEMQANVVLFGHTHIPMVDYREGMHLMNPGSLGMPRGSNGTYGVLDVTEQGIVCFINEL, via the coding sequence ATGCGAATCATTGTCATGTCCGATACCCACCGTGATTTCCATGCGCTGATGGAGCTGGTGGAGAAGCACCGCGAGGCGGATATCTTTATCCATCTTGGAGATGGCGCGCGGGAACTTGCGCAGGTGGTTGAGATTTTTCCCGAACACAAATTTTTGAGCGCGCGCGGAAACTGCGATTTCGGATCGGAATCGGCGCTGGCCGGATGTTTTTCCTGCGGACAGGCAAAGATTTTTTACACGCATGGGCATATGTATAACGTCAAATACGGCCTGGCGGACCTTGTGCGCGCCGGGCAGGAAATGCAGGCGAACGTTGTCCTGTTCGGGCATACCCACATCCCGATGGTCGATTACCGGGAGGGGATGCACCTGATGAATCCCGGCAGCCTGGGTATGCCGCGCGGCTCGAACGGAACCTACGGCGTGCTCGATGTAACCGAACAGGGGATCGTCTGTTTTATCAATGAGCTTTGA